In Actinoplanes derwentensis, the following proteins share a genomic window:
- a CDS encoding BTAD domain-containing putative transcriptional regulator, with protein sequence MTAVPISLDIRLLGTPRLMLAGRETAPGAARRQAVFATLVLNPGREVPREELIAAVWGEDPPASAMGNLYTYISALRRVLEPGRDRWSSGSVLTSQGGGYRLHVSADEVDVRRFERAREQSRTFRAAGDARGELAALDAALAEWQDEEPLAGVPGPHAENQRVRLGELYLASTERHAELMLGFGRAAEVTGRLLKLAGRHRTRESLYAVALLALAAQDRTEEATALYLELRDRLVEESGTEPDPAVTKIYAQLADDAARPVRVSSPVPPRHADFLGRTATVARLRQTVAALAGGGPGGSIWISGEAGIGKSALLAEGLRDAATSGVQVGWGVGDEPDRGAPLSLLPEFLPQEAVNDLLAALHAAHGTMPPTMAVIDTVKAFVVARCAEGPVLLVMDDMQWADDTSLLVWHALHELTGRLPLLLVSASRPLPTGYEMRLLQRVLPRNGTALIDLGPLDDSTATELVHTWVLRAEIEPGTVRSLVAAAAGNPFYLRQLVISERLGLSADTPTPELIEAVYRHLRPLADDTRQLLRAVAFLGNNHRVIDLAAVTGMPLPALVPLVEEAMTAGVLIEDGLRLRFRHPMIRQVLHGAIPIALRVAMHRQFAQRIAEADGDLSRVAGQLLAGPVPIDAWVEQWLTANAEQLSVTTPASAIAVLRHAVSSPSLSPRGRRLLTAPLAQSLFRAGLFGATAAGRSSAPDECSAIR encoded by the coding sequence ATGACGGCGGTGCCCATCAGCTTGGACATCCGATTGCTGGGCACCCCCCGACTGATGCTCGCGGGGCGGGAAACTGCTCCGGGCGCCGCCCGCCGCCAGGCCGTCTTCGCCACCCTGGTCCTCAACCCCGGCCGGGAAGTGCCCCGTGAGGAACTGATCGCCGCGGTCTGGGGTGAGGATCCACCCGCCAGCGCGATGGGCAACCTCTACACGTACATCTCCGCGCTGCGCCGGGTGCTCGAACCGGGCCGCGACCGCTGGTCCTCCGGATCCGTCCTCACTTCCCAGGGCGGCGGTTACCGCCTGCACGTGTCGGCCGACGAGGTCGACGTGCGCCGCTTCGAGAGGGCGCGCGAGCAGAGCCGGACGTTCCGCGCCGCCGGAGACGCCCGTGGCGAGCTGGCCGCCCTGGACGCGGCACTGGCCGAGTGGCAGGACGAGGAGCCACTGGCCGGAGTCCCCGGGCCGCATGCCGAGAACCAGCGTGTCCGGCTCGGCGAGCTGTACCTGGCCTCCACCGAACGCCACGCCGAGCTGATGCTCGGCTTCGGCCGGGCCGCCGAGGTCACCGGCCGTCTTCTGAAGCTGGCCGGCCGTCATCGCACCCGGGAGAGCCTGTACGCGGTGGCCCTGCTCGCGCTCGCCGCACAGGACCGCACGGAGGAGGCGACAGCGCTCTACCTCGAGCTGCGTGACCGCCTGGTGGAGGAGTCGGGAACCGAACCCGACCCGGCCGTGACCAAGATCTACGCCCAGCTGGCCGACGACGCCGCCCGTCCGGTGCGGGTCTCCTCACCGGTGCCGCCCCGGCACGCCGATTTTCTGGGCCGGACCGCGACGGTCGCCCGGCTGCGGCAGACGGTGGCCGCTCTCGCCGGTGGCGGTCCCGGTGGCAGCATCTGGATCAGTGGTGAGGCGGGTATCGGCAAGTCCGCGCTGCTCGCCGAGGGCCTGCGCGACGCGGCCACCTCCGGCGTCCAGGTCGGCTGGGGTGTCGGCGACGAACCCGATCGTGGGGCGCCGTTGAGCCTGCTACCGGAGTTCCTCCCCCAGGAAGCGGTGAACGACCTGCTCGCCGCGTTGCACGCCGCCCACGGGACGATGCCGCCGACCATGGCCGTGATCGACACGGTCAAGGCGTTCGTGGTCGCGCGATGCGCCGAAGGCCCGGTCCTGCTGGTGATGGACGACATGCAGTGGGCCGACGACACCTCCCTGCTGGTCTGGCACGCGCTCCACGAACTCACCGGACGGCTGCCCCTGCTGCTCGTCTCGGCCTCCCGCCCTCTGCCCACCGGGTACGAGATGCGGCTGCTGCAGCGGGTGCTGCCCCGTAACGGCACCGCCCTGATCGACCTCGGCCCGCTGGACGACTCGACGGCCACCGAACTGGTGCACACCTGGGTGCTCCGGGCGGAGATCGAGCCGGGTACGGTGCGCTCCCTGGTCGCGGCCGCCGCCGGAAACCCGTTCTATCTGCGTCAGCTGGTCATCTCCGAACGGCTGGGGCTCTCCGCCGACACTCCCACGCCCGAGCTGATCGAGGCCGTCTACCGGCATCTGCGGCCACTGGCCGACGACACCCGGCAGTTGCTGCGCGCGGTCGCCTTCCTGGGCAACAATCACCGGGTCATCGACCTGGCGGCGGTCACCGGCATGCCCCTGCCCGCGCTGGTCCCGCTCGTGGAGGAGGCGATGACAGCGGGGGTTCTCATCGAGGACGGTCTCCGCCTGCGGTTCCGGCATCCGATGATCCGCCAGGTGCTGCACGGCGCGATTCCGATCGCCCTCCGGGTCGCCATGCACCGGCAGTTCGCCCAGCGGATCGCCGAGGCCGATGGTGATCTGAGCCGGGTCGCCGGTCAGCTCCTGGCCGGTCCGGTGCCGATCGACGCGTGGGTGGAACAGTGGCTGACGGCCAACGCCGAACAGTTGAGCGTCACCACTCCGGCCTCGGCGATAGCCGTGCTGCGGCACGCCGTCTCCTCCCCCAGCCTCTCGCCGCGGGGCCGCCGGCTGCTCACCGCACCGCTGGCGCAGTCGCTGTTCCGGGCCGGGTTGTTCGGCGCGACCGCAGCCGGGCGGTCATCCGCCCCGGACGAGTGCTCCGCGATCCGATGA
- a CDS encoding BTAD domain-containing putative transcriptional regulator, protein MKGLCVKILGPVRAWRDEQEVDLGTARRRALFAVLAANANRVVSRNELIVALWGDSPPTTATGNVYTYVSGLRRSLEKHREPGRGGGPLTSGATGYTLRMDSDALDADRFHRLYDAAGAAAAAGRTDEAVAGLDEALALWQGDAYANLTGRFVELDRYRLGELRIAAAEQRARLILAGGDDGLVADLTTLVRAHPLHEPFHELLMRALHQAGRGTEALEAFRAARRVFVDELGVEPGPTIRALQRRILATPDQPAATPRPPAPVAPSPPVTARPRGRFLVGRDTEVRLLRRLAGEVNSRRGTTVWIEGEPGIGKSELLAVALDEARRTGCRVARGAADELSRRVPLRVVMRTLGLETTSADSERAALAAVLPGDPRAVDRIAGYVRDLCATGPLTLAVDDLQWLDDDSLLVWERLIEFTRSLPLLLVSATRPTPAGRESNGLRDRVAAGGGHVLALGPLHRGDVARILGAAAGARPGPNLRSLAELAGGNPLYTRELVLGLLRQQAVQITGGVAEVGAQVPEVPRSLLDIVLAPLSDLHSGQWETLRHAALLGDRFTVAEVAAFTGRTPSTVETDLRAAEVVVNTGGALTFRHPMLRQALIESVPAALRPTLHRHAAEVLAAGGGTVARVAKHLAVSTPDVDAWLVEWLTTHAGELVRVSPGTAAELIRRALADGRCTRSQREALESALPAPGSPA, encoded by the coding sequence ATGAAAGGGCTGTGCGTCAAAATCCTGGGACCGGTCCGCGCGTGGCGGGACGAGCAGGAGGTCGACCTGGGGACGGCCCGCCGGCGCGCCCTCTTCGCGGTGCTGGCGGCCAACGCGAACCGGGTGGTCAGCCGTAATGAACTGATCGTCGCACTGTGGGGTGACTCCCCGCCGACGACCGCGACGGGCAACGTCTACACGTACGTCTCCGGGCTGCGGCGAAGCCTGGAGAAGCACCGCGAGCCGGGACGAGGCGGAGGGCCACTGACCTCCGGAGCCACCGGCTACACCCTGCGAATGGACTCGGACGCCCTGGACGCCGACCGGTTCCACCGCCTCTACGACGCGGCCGGCGCCGCGGCTGCCGCGGGCCGGACCGATGAGGCGGTGGCCGGCCTCGACGAGGCGCTCGCGCTCTGGCAGGGCGACGCGTACGCGAATCTGACCGGCCGTTTCGTCGAACTGGACCGATACCGCCTCGGCGAACTGCGGATCGCCGCGGCCGAACAGCGGGCCCGGCTGATCCTGGCCGGCGGCGACGACGGCCTGGTCGCCGACCTCACCACGCTGGTCCGGGCGCATCCGCTGCACGAGCCGTTCCATGAGCTGCTAATGCGGGCGCTGCACCAGGCGGGACGCGGCACCGAGGCGCTCGAGGCGTTCCGGGCGGCCCGGCGGGTGTTCGTCGACGAGCTCGGCGTCGAGCCCGGCCCGACCATCCGCGCGCTGCAGCGGCGGATCCTGGCCACGCCGGACCAGCCGGCCGCGACACCGAGACCCCCGGCGCCCGTGGCTCCGTCCCCGCCGGTGACCGCCCGGCCGCGGGGCCGTTTTCTGGTCGGCAGGGACACCGAGGTGCGGCTGCTGCGCCGCCTGGCCGGCGAGGTGAACAGCCGCCGCGGAACAACCGTCTGGATCGAGGGCGAACCGGGCATCGGTAAGTCCGAGCTGCTGGCCGTGGCCCTGGACGAGGCCCGGCGGACCGGGTGCCGGGTCGCCCGGGGCGCCGCGGACGAACTCAGCCGCCGCGTCCCGCTGCGGGTGGTGATGCGGACGCTGGGCCTGGAGACCACCTCCGCCGACTCGGAACGCGCGGCGCTGGCCGCCGTGCTGCCCGGAGATCCGAGGGCGGTCGACCGGATCGCCGGGTACGTCCGCGACCTGTGCGCCACCGGACCGCTGACCCTGGCCGTCGACGACCTGCAGTGGCTCGACGACGACAGCCTGCTCGTCTGGGAACGGCTGATCGAATTCACCCGGTCCCTGCCGCTGCTGTTGGTCTCCGCGACCCGGCCCACGCCGGCCGGCCGGGAGTCGAACGGCCTGCGCGATCGGGTGGCGGCTGGTGGCGGGCACGTGCTGGCCCTCGGGCCGTTGCACCGGGGCGACGTCGCGCGGATCCTCGGTGCGGCCGCCGGTGCGAGACCCGGCCCCAATCTTCGATCGCTGGCCGAGCTGGCCGGCGGCAACCCGTTGTACACCCGGGAACTGGTCCTCGGGCTGCTCCGGCAACAGGCCGTCCAGATCACCGGCGGGGTAGCCGAAGTCGGTGCCCAGGTGCCGGAGGTGCCCCGGTCCCTGCTCGACATCGTGCTGGCCCCACTCAGCGACCTCCATTCGGGCCAGTGGGAGACGCTGCGTCACGCCGCGCTGCTCGGCGACCGGTTCACCGTCGCGGAGGTGGCGGCGTTCACCGGGCGGACCCCGTCGACCGTCGAGACCGACCTGCGGGCGGCGGAGGTCGTCGTGAACACCGGCGGCGCCCTGACGTTCCGGCATCCGATGCTGCGGCAGGCCCTGATCGAGAGCGTCCCGGCCGCCCTGCGGCCGACCCTGCACCGGCACGCCGCGGAAGTGCTGGCGGCCGGCGGCGGCACTGTCGCGCGGGTCGCCAAACACCTTGCCGTGAGTACGCCCGACGTCGACGCGTGGCTGGTGGAGTGGCTGACCACGCACGCTGGCGAACTGGTGCGGGTGTCGCCGGGAACGGCCGCGGAACTGATCCGCCGGGCACTGGCCGACGGCCGGTGCACCCGGTCACAACGGGAGGCGCTGGAGTCGGCCCTGCCCGCACCCGGCAGCCCGGCCTGA
- a CDS encoding helix-turn-helix transcriptional regulator, protein MEQVDVSVHAPDPLTHAGLVSHLRTRSDITVLRGEDRSRSKVLIVAAERLTADVIAMLRLAASEVGVPVVLVADEISEQELLIAVECRVVAIMPRAVVTAERLAHSVLAAASGDGVLPPNLVGELLKHVERLQRDVLTPNGLNSSGLTAREIDVLRLMADGLDTNEIADELCYSERTVKNVIYGLNHRLKLRNRSHAVAYAVRSGVI, encoded by the coding sequence GTGGAGCAGGTTGATGTCTCGGTGCACGCGCCGGACCCGCTGACCCACGCGGGGCTGGTGAGTCATCTGCGGACCCGGTCCGACATCACCGTGTTGCGTGGCGAGGACCGGTCCCGGTCCAAAGTGCTGATCGTCGCCGCCGAGCGCCTCACCGCGGATGTCATCGCGATGCTGCGTCTCGCGGCCAGTGAGGTCGGTGTCCCGGTGGTGCTGGTCGCCGACGAGATCAGCGAGCAGGAGCTGCTGATCGCGGTGGAGTGCCGGGTGGTCGCCATCATGCCGCGGGCGGTGGTCACCGCCGAGCGTCTCGCGCACAGTGTGCTCGCCGCCGCCTCCGGTGACGGTGTCCTGCCGCCGAACCTCGTCGGCGAACTGCTCAAGCACGTCGAGCGTCTGCAGCGTGACGTGCTCACCCCGAACGGGCTGAACTCCTCCGGTCTCACCGCGCGCGAGATCGACGTGCTGCGGCTGATGGCCGACGGGCTGGACACCAACGAGATAGCCGACGAGCTGTGCTATTCCGAGCGCACGGTGAAGAACGTCATCTACGGCCTCAACCATCGACTGAAGCTGCGGAACCGGTCGCACGCGGTCGCCTACGCCGTGCGTTCCGGCGTGATCTGA
- a CDS encoding YbaB/EbfC family nucleoid-associated protein, translating into MENAQRLEDRMRRGQAELEKAVVTGRSQDGTVAVMATGLGKLHAVRVDPAIYEQHDVASLQNAIMEAMRAAGENASKLATEKMGPVEITLH; encoded by the coding sequence ATGGAGAACGCCCAGCGCCTCGAGGACCGGATGCGCAGAGGGCAGGCGGAGCTGGAGAAGGCGGTCGTCACCGGCCGCTCGCAGGACGGGACGGTCGCGGTCATGGCCACCGGGCTGGGCAAGCTCCACGCGGTTCGGGTCGACCCCGCGATCTACGAGCAACACGACGTCGCTTCGTTACAGAACGCAATCATGGAGGCGATGCGAGCCGCCGGGGAGAACGCTTCGAAACTCGCCACGGAGAAGATGGGGCCGGTGGAGATAACCCTCCATTGA
- a CDS encoding right-handed parallel beta-helix repeat-containing protein: MSRQVLVVGDRKPGSYPTIGAALSRAEPGATINVHPGRYVEKLVVGNRVTISAAEPGTVEVHVEEGSVLVVHGEGAQLRGVALTSDDPKLAAVDVYAGEIALDDCRVSGASWVTLLARLQGSLALRGCDITSSTGAGVVVMSVGASTIEDTVIHDIATTGVVVGEKSALTLRRCRVTAASANSICAGGDSRLTIEQCEITGSGKPALVIEQRAWARVRALTVTESGNVDVFVRGEADVQISDSTFTGAAVQSVHLTEGGSPVFKNCVFSGAKHTAVQVLSDAKPTFTDCTVSDVPIGINAGSNAAPRFIGLTVRGTSDNVASIGGDAAVTMHRLRAVITKGAGLVVQENASIDGADMVVDAGGSVGLALSGPARGTVREARFSGTGAVCVQVGSGADLTLESSVLRGSGLVSEGAVQLRDSEVVDAARDGLRIKGSVTATQTRVRNAKSDGISLEAGSSGSFTACEVLDSAAVGINVDTTEPVTLTRCVVQDSGDEDVRRAPGAQVTADSLTAGRRSQPASPGGTPPVSSVPAPAPAPSQAGERTESGDDELSEPLRELNSLIGLRGVKQEVTALINLIKMSQVRLQMGLPMPPMSRHLVFAGPPGTGKTTVARLYGSVLKELGILTKGHMIEAARADLVGQYIGSTAIKTTELVTKALGGVLFIDEAYTLSAGSGGSGPDFGQEAIDALMKMMEDHRDELVVIVAGYSELMEQFLASNPGLASRFTRTVEFPNYSVEELVTITSNLVRKHYYELTDDAVDALEEYFTRVPKNSTFGNGRVARKLFEALINNQASRLATMPPTRDNELNRLTAADVAPELSQLEDLPVERTAQPDSATDPTGAINAARSWKRICELVGGRSVKEAAGQTLLQLCEGRNRRRGHGKTGNVLISGSPGSGRSEYARLYAAGLSELDLVPVGHLVRVSTVRELAPQWPGQVRSLVAAAIEDAAGGVLQIDWSDDGSGAAQEIGEALAGQIRSRLGDPVVILTGEEAALASLRAAVPAIGEVFGQQWPVPELSTEELATIVVRHLVRRGHDIPEDVQAALTELARQLPERTVRAAHEFALNLARRTGSRTIALADLALPPSAAVGGQPVGLAVVG; the protein is encoded by the coding sequence GTGAGTCGGCAGGTTCTCGTGGTCGGTGACCGGAAGCCGGGTTCGTACCCGACGATCGGTGCGGCGTTGTCCCGGGCGGAACCGGGCGCCACCATCAACGTCCACCCGGGCAGATACGTGGAGAAGCTGGTCGTCGGCAACCGGGTGACGATCAGCGCGGCCGAACCCGGCACCGTCGAGGTGCACGTGGAGGAGGGCAGCGTCCTCGTCGTGCACGGTGAGGGTGCCCAGTTGCGCGGTGTCGCACTCACCAGCGACGACCCGAAACTCGCCGCGGTCGACGTGTACGCCGGTGAGATCGCTCTGGACGACTGCCGGGTCAGCGGCGCCTCGTGGGTCACCCTGCTGGCCCGTCTGCAGGGTTCGCTGGCCCTGCGCGGCTGCGACATCACCAGCTCGACCGGTGCCGGGGTGGTGGTGATGTCGGTCGGTGCGAGCACGATCGAGGACACGGTCATCCATGACATCGCGACCACCGGGGTGGTGGTCGGCGAGAAGAGCGCCCTGACGCTGCGCCGCTGCCGGGTCACCGCGGCCAGCGCGAACAGCATCTGCGCGGGCGGCGACTCGCGGCTCACGATCGAGCAGTGTGAGATCACCGGCTCCGGCAAGCCCGCGCTGGTGATCGAACAGCGGGCCTGGGCCCGGGTGCGGGCCCTGACGGTCACCGAGAGCGGGAACGTCGACGTCTTCGTGCGCGGCGAGGCCGACGTCCAGATCAGCGACTCCACGTTCACCGGTGCCGCGGTGCAGTCGGTGCATCTCACCGAGGGCGGCTCGCCGGTCTTCAAGAACTGCGTCTTCAGCGGCGCCAAGCACACCGCCGTGCAGGTGCTCAGCGACGCGAAGCCGACCTTCACCGACTGTACCGTCAGCGACGTCCCGATCGGCATCAACGCCGGTAGCAACGCGGCGCCCCGGTTCATCGGTCTGACGGTGCGCGGGACCAGCGACAACGTCGCGTCGATCGGTGGCGATGCGGCCGTCACGATGCACCGGCTCCGCGCCGTGATCACCAAGGGCGCCGGTCTCGTCGTCCAGGAGAACGCCTCGATCGACGGTGCCGACATGGTGGTGGACGCCGGTGGCTCGGTGGGCCTCGCCCTGAGCGGTCCGGCGCGGGGTACCGTCCGTGAGGCCCGGTTCAGCGGCACCGGCGCGGTCTGCGTCCAGGTGGGCTCCGGCGCCGATCTGACCCTGGAGTCCTCGGTGCTCCGTGGCTCCGGCCTGGTGTCCGAGGGCGCCGTGCAGTTGCGTGACAGTGAGGTCGTCGACGCGGCCCGGGACGGTCTGCGGATCAAGGGCTCGGTGACCGCCACCCAGACCCGGGTCCGCAACGCCAAGTCCGACGGCATCAGTCTCGAAGCCGGTTCGTCCGGCTCCTTCACCGCCTGCGAAGTCCTCGACAGTGCCGCGGTCGGCATCAACGTGGACACCACCGAGCCGGTGACGCTGACCCGGTGCGTGGTCCAGGACAGCGGTGACGAGGATGTCCGCCGGGCGCCGGGCGCCCAGGTGACCGCGGACTCGCTGACCGCCGGCCGTCGTTCGCAGCCGGCGTCGCCGGGCGGCACCCCGCCGGTGAGCTCGGTGCCGGCGCCGGCACCGGCACCGAGTCAGGCCGGGGAGAGGACCGAGAGCGGCGACGACGAGCTGAGCGAGCCGTTGCGCGAGCTGAACAGCCTGATCGGTCTGCGTGGGGTGAAGCAGGAGGTCACCGCGCTCATCAACCTGATCAAGATGTCGCAGGTACGCCTCCAGATGGGCCTGCCGATGCCGCCGATGAGCCGGCATCTGGTCTTCGCCGGTCCACCCGGTACGGGTAAGACCACCGTCGCCCGGCTCTACGGCTCGGTGCTCAAGGAACTGGGCATCCTGACCAAGGGGCACATGATCGAGGCGGCGCGGGCCGACCTGGTGGGCCAGTACATCGGGTCGACCGCGATCAAGACCACCGAGCTGGTCACCAAGGCGCTCGGCGGCGTGCTCTTCATCGACGAGGCCTACACCCTGTCCGCGGGCTCGGGTGGTTCCGGGCCGGACTTCGGTCAGGAGGCCATCGACGCGCTGATGAAGATGATGGAGGACCACCGCGACGAACTCGTGGTGATCGTCGCCGGGTACTCGGAGCTGATGGAACAGTTCCTCGCCTCCAACCCCGGTCTGGCCTCCCGATTCACGCGCACCGTCGAGTTCCCGAACTACTCGGTCGAAGAACTCGTCACGATCACGTCGAACCTGGTCCGCAAGCACTACTACGAGCTGACCGACGACGCGGTCGACGCGCTGGAGGAATACTTCACCCGAGTGCCGAAGAACTCGACGTTCGGTAACGGCCGTGTCGCCCGGAAGCTGTTCGAGGCGCTGATCAACAATCAGGCCTCCCGGCTGGCCACCATGCCGCCGACCAGGGACAACGAGCTCAACCGGCTCACCGCGGCGGACGTCGCGCCGGAGCTGTCCCAGTTGGAGGACCTGCCGGTCGAGCGGACCGCACAGCCGGACTCGGCGACCGATCCGACCGGCGCGATCAACGCCGCCCGTAGCTGGAAACGGATCTGTGAGCTGGTCGGCGGGCGTTCGGTCAAGGAGGCGGCCGGGCAGACCCTGCTGCAGCTCTGTGAGGGACGCAACCGCCGCCGTGGCCACGGCAAGACCGGCAACGTGCTGATCAGCGGCAGTCCGGGGAGCGGGCGGAGCGAGTACGCCCGGCTCTACGCGGCCGGGCTGTCCGAACTCGACCTCGTGCCGGTCGGTCACCTGGTCCGGGTGAGCACCGTCCGGGAGCTGGCTCCGCAATGGCCCGGCCAGGTGCGCAGCCTGGTCGCCGCCGCCATCGAGGACGCCGCGGGTGGCGTGCTGCAGATCGACTGGTCGGATGACGGCAGCGGCGCGGCCCAGGAGATCGGGGAGGCGCTGGCCGGCCAGATTCGGTCTCGGCTGGGTGACCCGGTGGTCATCCTGACCGGTGAGGAGGCGGCCCTCGCGAGCCTGCGTGCCGCCGTACCGGCGATCGGCGAGGTGTTCGGGCAGCAGTGGCCGGTGCCGGAGCTGAGCACCGAGGAACTGGCCACGATCGTGGTCCGGCACCTGGTGCGGCGGGGACACGACATCCCCGAGGACGTGCAGGCGGCCCTGACGGAACTCGCCCGGCAGCTTCCCGAACGTACCGTCCGTGCCGCCCACGAGTTCGCCCTGAACCTGGCCCGACGCACTGGTTCTCGTACCATCGCGCTGGCCGATCTGGCCCTGCCGCCGTCTGCCGCCGTGGGCGGTCAGCCGGTCGGCCTGGCCGTGGTCGGCTGA